From a region of the Anaeromyxobacter sp. genome:
- a CDS encoding efflux RND transporter periplasmic adaptor subunit: MIRHLLPAALLLASLQPTAPRAATASPAAAPPARVHLVTLGVGASAGQVAATAVAVQRATVATRVAATVKAVHVAEGDRVSQGQLLVSLGDDDVRGALAAAEAGQAAAAAHERRLRELLAVRAATPSELELAVAQRSQAEAAVAAARATLGYTQVRAPFAASVQARRVEPGDLVGPGQPILELQGEALELTASLTEAEARGVAVGTALRFASDQASGEAVVTSLASGGDPLSHRRAVRARVRTVEGALRSGAFARLTLPGRPAAAAASAGQDVLVPRSALVERGDLTGVFVARDGRAELRLVALGEPVGALVAVRAGLKVDEAVVDAPGALRDGQAIEVLP; this comes from the coding sequence ATGATCCGCCACCTGCTGCCCGCCGCGCTGCTCCTCGCCTCGCTCCAGCCCACCGCCCCGCGCGCCGCCACGGCGTCGCCCGCCGCCGCGCCGCCGGCCCGGGTCCACCTGGTGACCCTCGGCGTCGGCGCCTCGGCCGGCCAGGTGGCCGCCACCGCGGTGGCCGTCCAGCGGGCCACGGTGGCCACCCGGGTGGCGGCCACCGTCAAGGCCGTGCACGTCGCCGAGGGGGACCGGGTGAGCCAGGGGCAGCTGCTGGTCTCGCTGGGCGACGACGACGTCCGTGGGGCGCTGGCCGCCGCCGAGGCCGGCCAGGCCGCCGCGGCCGCCCACGAGCGCCGCCTGCGGGAGCTGCTGGCGGTGCGCGCCGCCACCCCGTCCGAGCTGGAGCTGGCGGTGGCCCAGCGGTCGCAGGCCGAGGCCGCCGTGGCCGCGGCCCGGGCCACCCTGGGGTACACCCAGGTGCGGGCCCCCTTCGCCGCCAGCGTCCAGGCCCGGCGCGTCGAGCCGGGCGACCTGGTCGGCCCGGGCCAGCCCATCCTGGAGCTGCAGGGCGAGGCCCTGGAGCTGACCGCCAGCCTCACCGAGGCCGAGGCGCGCGGCGTGGCCGTCGGCACGGCGCTGCGGTTCGCGAGCGACCAGGCCAGCGGCGAGGCGGTGGTGACCTCCCTGGCCTCGGGCGGCGACCCGCTGTCGCACCGGCGCGCCGTCCGGGCCCGGGTCCGCACGGTGGAGGGCGCCCTGCGCTCCGGCGCCTTCGCCCGGCTGACGCTGCCGGGCCGGCCCGCGGCCGCGGCCGCCTCGGCCGGCCAGGACGTGCTGGTGCCGCGCAGCGCCCTGGTGGAGCGCGGCGACCTCACCGGCGTCTTCGTGGCCAGGGACGGCCGGGCCGAGCTGCGCCTGGTGGCGCTGGGCGAGCCGGTCGGGGCGCTGGTGGCGGTGCGGGCCGGCCTGAAGGTCGACGAGGCCGTGGTGGACGCGCCGGGCGCGCTGCGGGACGGCCAGGCCATCGAGGTGCTGCCGTGA
- a CDS encoding TolC family protein gives MTEPILIRRGLALAALLLASLPAAAAAAPLTIDEAIRAAWSTHPLLRASQAQVEASRADADRAGQARLPTLSLVARAVRTDEPMMAFGVRLDQGRITQADFDPARLNDPAAIGALGGGVSLQLPLYMGGRLVAGQRAAGAAADAEQADHARRRLEVAALVVEAYFGAQAAEQGIQWADDLAAHAAETERFVRERAAQGLALDADLARAVAFRAQAEAERAAAVQRRATARSALALLSGAPAGAAELTSPVGALPPAPVAAPEALGARPDVQAARLRERAATAGVSAARGALLPSLFAQASAELSRTPDLSEGTAWTSLGLVARWDLSLGDAAAHRAAAARARAAAEARAYRELAAARDLSEAEVAEATAGARVRAAEEAVAASESARTLRGARHRQGLLPLTDVLDAEAGLAGARALLLASRVEARLARARHALALHQPIEGLTP, from the coding sequence GTGACCGAACCGATCCTGATCCGCCGCGGGCTCGCCCTGGCGGCGCTGCTCCTGGCCTCCCTGCCCGCGGCGGCCGCCGCCGCACCGCTGACCATCGACGAGGCCATCCGTGCGGCCTGGTCGACCCACCCCCTGCTGCGGGCCTCCCAGGCGCAGGTGGAGGCCTCCCGCGCCGACGCCGACCGCGCCGGCCAGGCCCGCCTCCCCACGCTCTCCCTGGTGGCCCGCGCCGTCCGCACCGACGAGCCGATGATGGCCTTCGGGGTGCGCCTCGACCAGGGGCGCATCACCCAGGCCGACTTCGACCCGGCCAGGCTGAACGATCCGGCGGCCATCGGCGCCCTGGGCGGCGGGGTCTCGCTCCAGCTGCCGCTCTACATGGGGGGCCGGCTGGTGGCCGGCCAGCGCGCCGCCGGCGCGGCCGCCGACGCCGAGCAGGCCGACCACGCGCGCCGCCGCCTGGAGGTGGCGGCCCTGGTGGTGGAGGCCTACTTCGGCGCCCAGGCGGCCGAGCAGGGCATCCAGTGGGCCGACGACCTCGCGGCCCACGCCGCCGAGACCGAGCGCTTCGTCCGGGAGCGGGCGGCCCAGGGGCTGGCGCTCGACGCCGACCTGGCCCGCGCCGTGGCCTTCCGCGCCCAGGCCGAGGCCGAGCGCGCCGCGGCGGTGCAGCGGCGGGCCACGGCCCGCTCCGCCCTGGCCCTGCTGTCCGGGGCACCGGCCGGCGCCGCCGAGCTCACCAGCCCGGTGGGCGCGCTGCCGCCCGCGCCGGTCGCCGCCCCCGAGGCCCTGGGCGCCCGCCCCGACGTCCAGGCCGCCAGGCTGCGCGAGCGGGCCGCCACGGCCGGGGTCTCGGCGGCGCGCGGCGCGCTCCTGCCGTCCCTCTTCGCCCAGGCGAGCGCCGAGCTCTCCCGCACCCCAGACCTCTCGGAGGGCACCGCCTGGACCAGCCTGGGGCTGGTGGCGCGCTGGGACCTGTCGCTGGGCGACGCCGCGGCCCACCGCGCCGCCGCCGCGCGGGCCCGTGCCGCCGCCGAGGCCCGCGCCTACCGGGAGCTGGCCGCGGCCCGCGACCTGTCGGAGGCCGAGGTGGCCGAGGCCACCGCCGGCGCGCGGGTGCGCGCCGCCGAGGAGGCGGTGGCCGCCTCGGAGTCGGCCCGCACCCTCCGCGGCGCCCGCCACCGGCAGGGCCTCCTGCCGCTCACCGACGTCCTGGACGCCGAGGCCGGCCTGGCCGGCGCCCGCGCCCTCCTCCTCGCCAGCCGGGTGGAAGCCCGCCTCGCCCGGGCGCGCCACGCGCTCGCCCTCCACCAGCCCATCGAAGGACTGACGCCATGA
- a CDS encoding sugar transferase — protein MLRVDNRTGEAPLLLPDLFVLGALLPLAYRIHAQFFPAGLPLSRYWLPLLVTLLAWLVSSRFLGVYQGGTRPLSAEITRALKALASTALSLLVLVFLVKYQEISRVVTVVYFGLAALALTVLRLGTRALRWAPREPRYYALVGTGQQVADILTETSSHPEWGLKLAGCIVEDGAEPDPDFVVLGRLSEIGRVLETHVLDEVVFAVPRERLASMEAAILTCEEEGVSVRIALDVLRMGPARMTLADLGGLPMLTLSRTPTDGLALAVKRVFDVLVSASALLLLSPLLVGVAVAIKAESSGPVFFRQRRVGLRGRLFDILKFRSMHVDAEARQAELLARNEMSGPVFKITNDPRVTRVGRFIRRTSIDELPQFLNVLLGEMSVVGPRPPIPAEVAQYQRWHRRRLSVRPGITCIWQISGRNQIDFDRWMELDLEYIDHWSLANDMRIFFKTIPAVLGARGAN, from the coding sequence ATGCTCAGGGTCGACAACCGCACCGGCGAGGCACCGCTGCTGCTCCCGGATCTGTTCGTGCTGGGGGCGCTGCTGCCCCTGGCCTACCGCATCCACGCGCAGTTCTTCCCGGCCGGCCTGCCGCTCAGCCGCTACTGGCTGCCGCTGCTGGTGACGCTGCTGGCGTGGCTCGTCAGCTCGCGCTTCCTCGGCGTCTACCAGGGCGGCACCCGGCCGCTCAGCGCCGAGATCACCCGGGCCCTGAAGGCGCTGGCCTCCACCGCGCTGTCACTGCTGGTGCTGGTCTTCCTGGTCAAGTACCAGGAGATCTCGCGGGTGGTCACGGTGGTCTACTTCGGCCTGGCGGCCCTGGCGCTCACCGTGCTGCGGCTGGGCACCCGCGCCCTGCGCTGGGCGCCGCGGGAGCCGCGCTACTACGCGCTGGTCGGCACCGGCCAGCAGGTGGCCGACATCCTGACCGAGACCTCCTCGCACCCGGAGTGGGGGCTGAAGCTGGCCGGCTGCATCGTGGAGGACGGCGCGGAGCCCGACCCGGACTTCGTGGTGCTGGGCCGCCTCTCCGAGATCGGCAGGGTGCTGGAGACCCACGTCCTCGACGAGGTGGTCTTCGCGGTGCCGCGCGAGCGGCTGGCCTCGATGGAGGCCGCCATCCTGACCTGCGAGGAGGAGGGGGTGTCGGTCCGCATCGCCCTCGACGTGCTGCGCATGGGGCCGGCCCGCATGACGCTGGCCGACCTGGGCGGGCTGCCCATGCTGACCCTCTCGCGCACCCCCACCGACGGCCTGGCGCTGGCCGTCAAGCGGGTCTTCGACGTCCTGGTGAGCGCCTCGGCGCTGCTCCTGCTCTCGCCGCTGCTGGTGGGCGTGGCGGTGGCCATCAAGGCCGAGTCGTCCGGCCCGGTCTTCTTCCGGCAGCGCCGCGTCGGCCTGCGCGGCCGCCTCTTCGACATCCTCAAGTTCCGCAGCATGCACGTGGACGCCGAGGCCCGGCAGGCCGAGCTGCTGGCCCGCAACGAGATGTCCGGGCCGGTCTTCAAGATCACCAACGACCCGCGCGTCACGCGGGTGGGGCGCTTCATCCGGCGCACCTCCATCGACGAGCTGCCCCAGTTCCTCAACGTCCTGCTGGGCGAGATGAGCGTGGTGGGGCCGCGGCCGCCCATCCCGGCTGAGGTGGCGCAGTACCAGCGCTGGCACCGGCGCCGGCTCAGCGTGCGCCCGGGCATCACCTGCATCTGGCAGATCAGCGGGCGCAACCAGATCGACTTCGACCGCTGGATGGAGCTGGACCTCGAGTACATCGACCACTGGTCCCTCGCCAACGACATGCGCATCTTCTTCAAGACCATCCCGGCCGTGCTGGGGGCGCGCGGGGCCAACTAG
- a CDS encoding polysaccharide biosynthesis/export family protein — translation MTQPPVSTELSSRAGQPGPPRRAAGGRPAPGFRRAPVPAALVLLVALAGCAASGQAVRVEDLKPSADPEEEYRIAPGDVLSVRVWNQEAMSVARTRVRDDGRISVPFLQDVEAANRTPAELATVLKARLQAFVVGPVVTITLEDLRPLRIPVTGEVARPGIYEVDRKTGVLAALAAAGGLGEFAHRDAVYVLRYQVPLGDVAPTRIRFGYQALVRGERPASAFHLREGDVVVVE, via the coding sequence ATGACCCAGCCCCCCGTCTCGACCGAGCTGTCCAGCCGGGCCGGCCAGCCCGGCCCGCCGCGCCGCGCAGCCGGCGGCCGCCCCGCGCCTGGGTTCCGCCGGGCGCCCGTCCCGGCCGCCCTCGTCCTGCTGGTGGCGCTCGCCGGCTGCGCCGCCTCCGGGCAGGCGGTGCGGGTCGAGGACCTGAAGCCCTCCGCGGATCCCGAGGAGGAGTACCGAATCGCGCCCGGCGACGTCCTGAGCGTCCGCGTCTGGAACCAGGAGGCCATGTCGGTGGCGCGCACCCGGGTCCGCGACGACGGGCGCATCTCGGTGCCTTTCCTGCAGGACGTGGAGGCGGCCAACCGCACCCCGGCGGAGCTGGCCACGGTGCTCAAGGCGCGGCTGCAGGCGTTCGTGGTCGGCCCGGTGGTGACCATCACCCTGGAGGACCTGCGGCCGCTGCGCATCCCGGTGACCGGCGAGGTGGCCAGGCCAGGCATCTACGAGGTGGACCGGAAGACCGGCGTGCTGGCGGCGCTGGCGGCGGCGGGCGGCCTCGGGGAGTTCGCCCACCGCGACGCCGTCTACGTCCTGCGGTACCAGGTGCCGCTGGGCGACGTCGCGCCCACCCGCATCCGCTTCGGGTACCAGGCCCTCGTGCGGGGGGAGCGTCCGGCCTCGGCCTTCCACCTCCGGGAAGGCGACGTGGTCGTGGTGGAGTAG
- the xrtE gene encoding exosortase E/protease, VPEID-CTERM system, producing MATETRRPARWALPGGLLLGQYLVLSVLVDLPTTGPAAGLIGAMRLAAPVVLAAAAAGWLLARQGVTSSGALAEDPLPAWRPWPALAFQALAFAATAAAAWLVLGPGAPPATAPRLAVLLVGSGATALLALAVAVPLRWAARHLAGAWLVPLLALGLGALAWRAAAAAEQLWGALSSFTFVAVVALLRAGAGQVVADPGALVLGLDGFEVEIAPICSGVNGVGLVLMFLATWIALARRRLHVGRALLLLPLGALAALAANVLRIALLLLVGAAGHEALALGGFHSKLGWILFLGLALGGVALAERLPWLHRAAAPRDDRALVPQAAGAYLGPLMATMVAALGTSLWADGPLDAWYGVRVVAAVAVLVGVRASLPAPRLHLAGALVPALIGAVTCLAWVLAVRGEGDGLAEALGRLSPQAQTIWVASRLLGSILVIPVVEELAFRGFLLPWLVGQDFEATDPRAWTVAAVALSSLAFGVLHASWLAGTAAGLAFAAAKLWRGRLGDAILAHALCNAGVAAAALWGGRLDLWA from the coding sequence ATGGCCACCGAGACGCGGCGCCCAGCCCGCTGGGCGCTGCCCGGTGGCCTCTTGCTTGGTCAGTACCTGGTCCTCTCGGTCCTGGTCGACCTGCCCACCACCGGTCCGGCCGCCGGCCTGATCGGCGCCATGCGGCTGGCGGCGCCGGTGGTGCTGGCGGCGGCGGCGGCCGGGTGGTTGCTGGCGCGCCAGGGCGTCACCTCCAGCGGTGCGCTCGCCGAGGATCCCCTGCCCGCCTGGCGCCCCTGGCCGGCGCTCGCCTTCCAGGCGCTGGCCTTCGCGGCCACTGCGGCCGCGGCCTGGCTGGTGCTCGGCCCGGGGGCACCCCCTGCCACCGCCCCGCGCCTGGCCGTCCTGCTGGTCGGGTCCGGCGCCACTGCGCTGCTGGCGCTGGCGGTCGCCGTGCCGCTCCGGTGGGCGGCGCGCCACCTGGCGGGCGCCTGGCTGGTCCCGCTGCTGGCGCTGGGCCTGGGAGCCCTGGCCTGGCGCGCGGCGGCCGCCGCCGAGCAGCTCTGGGGCGCCCTCTCGAGCTTCACCTTCGTGGCGGTGGTGGCGCTGCTGCGCGCCGGCGCCGGCCAGGTGGTGGCCGACCCCGGCGCGCTGGTCCTGGGGCTGGACGGCTTCGAGGTCGAGATCGCGCCCATCTGCTCGGGCGTCAACGGGGTCGGGCTGGTCCTCATGTTCCTGGCCACCTGGATCGCGCTGGCGCGCCGGCGGCTGCACGTCGGCCGCGCCCTGCTCCTCCTGCCCCTCGGCGCGCTGGCCGCCCTGGCCGCCAACGTGCTGCGCATCGCCCTCCTGCTCCTGGTGGGCGCCGCGGGCCACGAGGCCCTGGCCCTGGGCGGCTTCCACTCCAAGCTGGGGTGGATCCTCTTCCTCGGCCTGGCCCTGGGCGGCGTGGCGCTGGCGGAGCGACTCCCCTGGCTGCACCGCGCCGCCGCCCCGCGCGACGACCGGGCCCTCGTCCCGCAGGCCGCCGGCGCCTACCTGGGCCCGCTCATGGCCACCATGGTGGCGGCGCTCGGCACCAGCCTGTGGGCCGACGGTCCGCTCGACGCCTGGTACGGGGTGCGGGTGGTGGCCGCGGTGGCGGTCCTGGTGGGCGTGCGCGCCAGCCTGCCGGCGCCTCGCCTCCACCTGGCCGGGGCGCTGGTGCCGGCCCTGATCGGCGCGGTGACCTGCCTGGCCTGGGTCCTGGCCGTGCGCGGCGAGGGCGACGGGCTGGCCGAGGCGCTCGGGCGGCTCTCGCCCCAGGCCCAGACCATCTGGGTGGCGTCCCGGCTGCTCGGCTCCATCCTGGTGATCCCGGTGGTGGAGGAGCTGGCCTTCCGCGGCTTCCTGCTCCCGTGGCTGGTGGGCCAGGACTTCGAGGCCACCGACCCGCGGGCCTGGACGGTGGCGGCCGTGGCGCTGTCGTCGCTGGCCTTCGGCGTGCTGCACGCCAGCTGGCTGGCCGGCACGGCGGCCGGGCTGGCCTTCGCCGCGGCCAAGCTGTGGCGCGGCCGGCTCGGCGACGCCATCCTGGCGCACGCGCTCTGCAACGCCGGGGTGGCCGCCGCCGCGCTGTGGGGCGGGCGGCTCGACCTGTGGGCCTGA
- a CDS encoding acyl--CoA ligase yields MESPFIHDWLFEHAARRPGAPAVATPTTRLSYGELAERVRALASQLAAAGIRPGDRVLAALPNTPATVVASLAVHALGGTTVEVNREWKADTQRAIVAQSGVRHAFVWSRDARTWGALADDRLLDRLWVVHAGPLPERVLADLGGLPATLLLEDGRVDPSLPAVPEPPRPALVADQPALILYTSGSTGRPRGVVQTFRNVDANTRSIVRYLGLTAQDRALVILPLYYCYGRSVLQTHLLAGGSVFLDGRFAFPRVVLETLGVEGCTGFAGVPLTYEILRRQVDVSSVAMPSLRYLTQAGGAMAPETIDWVRAAFAPARLFVMYGQTEATARLSYLPPEHATDKRGSIGLAIPGVELQVVDGQGRELPRGEVGHLVARGQNVTPGYLDEPEETAAILHDGWLWTGDLAERDADGFFFHRGRSKEILKIGGHRVSPIEIEQVVAEHPDVAEAAVIGSPDSLLGEVPVAFIVARQGCQPEQEALRAFCRARMPAYRVPARFTLVEALPRNESGKLLRAQLAAQAAPARG; encoded by the coding sequence ATGGAATCCCCCTTCATCCACGACTGGCTCTTCGAGCACGCGGCGCGGCGCCCCGGGGCCCCGGCCGTCGCCACCCCGACCACCCGGCTCAGCTACGGCGAGCTGGCGGAGCGTGTGCGCGCCCTGGCCTCCCAGCTGGCCGCCGCCGGGATCCGGCCGGGCGACCGCGTCCTGGCCGCGCTCCCCAACACGCCGGCCACCGTGGTGGCCAGCCTGGCCGTGCACGCGCTGGGCGGCACCACCGTGGAGGTGAACCGGGAGTGGAAGGCCGACACGCAGCGCGCCATCGTGGCGCAGAGCGGGGTGCGCCACGCCTTCGTCTGGTCCCGTGACGCCAGGACCTGGGGCGCGCTGGCCGACGACCGCCTGCTCGACCGGCTCTGGGTGGTGCACGCCGGCCCGCTCCCGGAGCGGGTGCTGGCCGACCTGGGCGGCCTGCCGGCCACGCTGCTGCTGGAGGACGGGCGCGTCGACCCGTCGCTGCCGGCCGTGCCGGAGCCGCCGCGGCCAGCGCTCGTCGCCGATCAGCCGGCGCTCATCCTCTACACCTCGGGCAGCACCGGCCGGCCGCGTGGGGTGGTGCAGACCTTCCGCAACGTTGACGCCAACACGCGCTCCATCGTGCGGTACCTGGGGCTCACGGCGCAGGACCGGGCCCTCGTCATCCTGCCGCTCTACTACTGCTACGGCCGCAGCGTGCTGCAGACGCACCTGCTGGCCGGCGGCTCGGTGTTCCTCGATGGCCGCTTCGCCTTTCCGCGGGTGGTGCTGGAGACCCTGGGGGTGGAGGGCTGCACCGGCTTCGCGGGCGTGCCGCTCACCTACGAGATCCTGCGGCGGCAGGTGGACGTCTCCAGCGTCGCCATGCCGAGCCTGCGGTACCTGACCCAGGCCGGCGGGGCCATGGCGCCGGAGACCATCGACTGGGTGCGCGCCGCCTTCGCGCCGGCCCGCCTCTTCGTGATGTACGGCCAGACCGAGGCCACGGCGCGGCTCAGCTACCTGCCGCCGGAGCACGCCACCGACAAGCGCGGCTCGATCGGCCTGGCCATCCCCGGGGTGGAGCTCCAGGTGGTGGATGGGCAGGGCAGGGAGCTGCCGCGCGGCGAGGTGGGCCACCTGGTGGCGCGAGGCCAGAACGTCACGCCGGGCTACCTGGACGAGCCGGAGGAGACCGCCGCCATCCTGCACGACGGCTGGCTCTGGACCGGTGACCTGGCGGAGCGGGACGCCGACGGCTTCTTCTTCCACCGCGGGAGGTCGAAGGAGATCCTCAAGATCGGCGGGCACCGGGTGAGCCCCATCGAGATCGAGCAGGTGGTGGCGGAGCACCCGGACGTCGCCGAGGCGGCGGTCATCGGCTCGCCCGACTCCCTCCTGGGCGAGGTCCCGGTGGCCTTCATAGTGGCCCGCCAGGGCTGCCAGCCGGAGCAGGAGGCGCTGCGCGCCTTCTGCCGGGCCCGGATGCCGGCCTACCGGGTCCCGGCCCGCTTCACCCTGGTGGAGGCCCTGCCGCGCAACGAGTCCGGCAAGCTGCTGCGGGCCCAGCTGGCTGCGCAGGCTGCGCCGGCCCGGGGCTGA
- a CDS encoding serine acetyltransferase, protein MERSKLLGAPPFAVYLVLNYLMRLLHKVEIPFRTRIGPAFHLGHPYTVLIGPTTIGANCNVTHNVTVGMGLGAIGRGIPTIGNNVWIGPGSTLTGPITIGDGATIAAGSVVSKDVPPGALVAGNPARVVAAAYDNAALLGYQLPGPAAR, encoded by the coding sequence ATGGAGCGGAGCAAGCTCCTGGGGGCGCCCCCTTTCGCCGTCTACCTGGTCCTGAACTACCTGATGCGCCTCCTTCACAAGGTGGAGATCCCCTTCCGGACGCGAATCGGGCCGGCCTTCCACCTCGGCCACCCGTACACCGTGCTCATCGGGCCCACCACCATCGGCGCCAACTGCAACGTCACCCACAACGTCACGGTCGGCATGGGGTTGGGCGCCATCGGCCGGGGCATCCCCACCATCGGGAACAACGTCTGGATCGGCCCGGGGTCGACCCTGACGGGCCCCATCACCATCGGCGACGGGGCGACCATCGCGGCCGGTTCGGTGGTGTCGAAGGACGTCCCTCCCGGCGCCCTGGTGGCGGGCAACCCGGCCCGTGTGGTCGCCGCCGCCTACGACAACGCGGCGCTCCTCGGGTACCAGCTGCCCGGCCCCGCGGCGCGTTGA
- a CDS encoding SGNH/GDSL hydrolase family protein gives MSTSHAVLHLAGSLALLAAALAPAAAAGAGDAALRADLEAALRRSVFFGHQSVGGNVLEGLAELARQEGVGLRLVEATSALGAAPATWAHGAVADNGDPLRKVQSFEGYFAPAAGAAPDVAFMKFCYVDFHQGTDVAALFTRYQAALRELQARHPRTTFVHLTAPLTTTQGGLKALAKRLLGRETSEVQNARREAFNALVRQAYQGREPLFDLASLEATGPDGRPRTVTVGGRPVPVMDAAYSDDGGHLNAEGRRHVARALVAFLAALPPAAPAAGVR, from the coding sequence ATGTCCACCAGCCACGCAGTCCTCCACCTGGCCGGCAGCCTGGCGCTGCTCGCCGCCGCGCTGGCGCCGGCGGCCGCGGCCGGCGCCGGCGACGCCGCGCTGCGCGCCGACCTCGAGGCGGCGCTGAGGCGCTCGGTCTTCTTCGGCCACCAGTCGGTCGGGGGCAACGTGCTGGAGGGCCTGGCCGAGCTGGCCCGCCAGGAGGGCGTCGGCCTCCGGCTCGTCGAGGCGACCAGCGCGCTCGGCGCCGCGCCGGCGACCTGGGCGCACGGGGCCGTCGCCGACAACGGCGACCCGCTGCGCAAGGTGCAGAGCTTCGAGGGGTACTTCGCCCCGGCCGCGGGCGCCGCCCCGGACGTCGCCTTCATGAAGTTCTGCTACGTCGACTTCCACCAGGGGACCGACGTGGCGGCGCTCTTCACGCGCTACCAGGCGGCGCTGCGGGAGTTGCAGGCCCGCCACCCGCGGACCACCTTCGTGCACCTGACCGCGCCGCTCACCACCACCCAGGGCGGGCTGAAGGCCCTGGCCAAGCGCCTGCTGGGGCGGGAGACCTCCGAGGTGCAGAACGCCCGCCGGGAGGCCTTCAACGCGCTGGTGCGCCAGGCCTACCAGGGCCGCGAGCCGCTCTTCGACCTGGCCAGCCTCGAGGCCACCGGCCCCGACGGCCGGCCGCGGACCGTCACCGTGGGCGGCCGGCCGGTCCCGGTCATGGACGCGGCCTACAGCGACGACGGTGGGCACCTGAACGCCGAGGGCCGGCGCCACGTGGCGCGAGCCCTGGTGGCCTTCCTGGCGGCCCTGCCGCCCGCCGCGCCGGCCGCCGGAGTCCGGTGA